From Campylobacter concisus, a single genomic window includes:
- a CDS encoding antibiotic biosynthesis monooxygenase, with translation MIGFYVNVKLKAGCEAKFEEILKEIVPASRKDKGCISYECGMVVGGKNKYCFMEIWEDLASQKEHMKSAHMVKNAAALEACKESQEVKIVNFVSVKE, from the coding sequence ATGATTGGATTTTATGTAAATGTAAAATTAAAAGCTGGGTGTGAGGCGAAATTTGAAGAAATTTTAAAAGAGATCGTGCCGGCTTCAAGAAAAGATAAAGGCTGCATAAGCTACGAGTGCGGCATGGTTGTGGGCGGTAAAAACAAATACTGCTTTATGGAGATTTGGGAAGATCTTGCAAGCCAAAAAGAGCATATGAAAAGCGCTCATATGGTGAAAAACGCAGCCGCACTGGAGGCTTGCAAAGAGAGCCAAGAGGTAAAAATAGTAAATTTTGTGAGCGTAAAGGAATAA
- a CDS encoding ATP-binding protein: protein MFNEFINAYKARYFKVFTNDFKGELARLVNDLNDPSLHISEQIKESLNLLIDTLNEPPLIAVIGQFSSGKSTFLNALLSQDILPSGLTPVTAKAVRLKFAKMPLLSVKFINGSESLLASSDLAELNKLGEQVSSMTLYAPSEILKEINFIDTPGLNSLRDADTKETKNTLKKVSGTIWLSLANNAAKASELESIKEILKANDLKAICLINQKDKLSEEELESLLKHARQTYGELFEDIIAISSKQALLGITNNDKSLLEASNFNEALKAIKECFLDKSFKENFIKVRAKKIVKLLTNEQEKHLEIYDNAQLILDEFSGSLDERLEAIKEEFKPKIALRYSQMSEVIKLAADEVFKLLKPFSKTKFNASKTLLNKEIYKRENFEVISLDSDEVFSKLIYEDVVFNKFFKRYKKDVKELENAITSAFNELYKNLEDKFLIYKSRYENYASFDDQALAYETKSINTYAGRTYENFLREYETAKFKATQKVSLFFEKLDIKLASNYENALKLAVYFIKQKIEKTLESHLQMNTPLYIPSAKDVYERMLDAFSLYEFEALMCSNSSFLNKILLDIKSDFNEIYTLKIAMLDGLKARVKEQISKIEELCENSLLLR, encoded by the coding sequence ATGTTTAATGAATTTATAAATGCCTACAAAGCGAGATATTTTAAGGTCTTTACAAATGATTTTAAGGGCGAGCTAGCTAGACTCGTAAATGATCTAAACGATCCTAGTTTGCATATAAGCGAGCAGATAAAAGAGAGTTTAAATTTACTAATAGATACTTTAAATGAGCCACCACTAATAGCTGTTATCGGTCAGTTTTCAAGTGGAAAATCAACGTTTTTAAACGCACTTCTTAGCCAAGATATCTTGCCATCAGGACTAACTCCGGTCACCGCAAAGGCTGTGAGGCTAAAATTTGCAAAGATGCCACTTCTAAGCGTGAAATTTATAAATGGTAGCGAAAGCCTACTAGCAAGTAGCGATCTAGCCGAGCTAAATAAGTTAGGCGAGCAAGTTTCTAGTATGACGCTTTATGCGCCAAGTGAGATTTTAAAAGAGATAAATTTCATCGACACTCCTGGTCTAAACTCGCTAAGAGATGCTGACACAAAAGAGACAAAAAATACACTAAAAAAGGTTAGTGGCACGATATGGCTAAGCCTTGCAAATAACGCCGCAAAGGCAAGCGAGCTTGAAAGTATCAAAGAAATTTTAAAAGCAAATGATCTAAAAGCGATCTGCCTAATCAACCAAAAAGACAAGCTAAGCGAGGAGGAGCTTGAAAGTTTGCTAAAGCACGCTAGGCAAACTTATGGCGAGCTTTTTGAGGATATCATCGCTATCTCATCAAAGCAAGCACTCCTTGGCATCACAAATAATGACAAAAGCCTACTTGAAGCTTCAAATTTTAACGAAGCTCTAAAGGCTATTAAAGAGTGCTTTTTGGACAAGAGCTTTAAAGAAAATTTCATAAAAGTAAGGGCAAAAAAGATCGTAAAACTCCTAACCAACGAGCAAGAAAAACATCTAGAAATTTATGACAATGCACAGTTGATTTTAGATGAATTTAGTGGCTCATTGGATGAGAGGCTAGAGGCGATAAAAGAGGAGTTTAAACCAAAGATCGCTTTAAGATATAGTCAAATGAGTGAAGTTATAAAACTTGCCGCCGATGAGGTATTTAAGCTACTTAAACCATTTTCAAAAACAAAATTTAACGCTTCAAAGACGCTTTTAAACAAAGAAATTTATAAGCGTGAAAATTTTGAGGTAATAAGCCTTGATAGCGACGAAGTCTTTTCAAAACTTATCTACGAAGATGTGGTTTTTAATAAATTTTTTAAACGCTACAAAAAAGATGTAAAAGAGCTAGAAAATGCAATAACCTCAGCATTTAATGAGCTTTATAAAAATTTAGAGGATAAATTTTTAATATATAAATCTCGCTATGAAAATTACGCTAGCTTTGATGATCAAGCCTTGGCTTACGAAACAAAATCCATAAATACCTATGCCGGACGGACATATGAAAATTTTTTAAGAGAGTATGAAACGGCTAAATTTAAGGCCACACAAAAGGTCTCTTTGTTTTTTGAAAAGCTTGATATAAAGCTAGCCTCAAACTATGAAAACGCGCTCAAACTCGCGGTTTATTTTATAAAACAAAAGATAGAAAAGACGCTAGAATCGCATCTGCAGATGAATACGCCACTTTATATTCCAAGCGCAAAAGACGTCTATGAGCGTATGCTTGATGCGTTTAGTCTTTATGAGTTTGAAGCTTTAATGTGCTCAAATAGCTCGTTTTTAAATAAAATTTTGCTTGATATAAAGAGCGATTTTAATGAAATTTATACTTTAAAAATAGCAATGCTTGATGGCTTAAAAGCAAGAGTTAAAGAGCAAATTTCAAAGATCGAAGAGCTTTGTGAAAATTCATTGCTATTAAGATAA
- a CDS encoding peptidase M16, translating to MRKILLLFCLVMGLFALQNDKDMLNGELKNGLKYYIKENKFPQKTAIFYLVINSGSTDEKDGEQGLAHFLEHMAFNGSRDFSKNELIKQLESLGVKFGADLNAQTSYDQTSYVLTINVNEKNLQDTFKVFSNWIDGVKIDPKELDKERGVIMEEERQRNTPGYRLYLAQTKDIFEGSIYLKRVPIGDMNVIKSVDAKHMQEFYERLYQPRFMSFVAVGDFDKNEIKSLIEKNFNQAKNTNSYIHPEKNISFKSGLNIFNYDSNETGMELVRLSYFDKFSPVLNEADAKRNLEDALIASLINMLYEQKNANNSSNLSTDFIAQTLQAKQKIYSFETNVLGGDFNASLKDMLGVIKGIKEFGFNKDDFEDVKKAFVANVDAKFKRSKTKKSSAYAGQILNMIENGGFVLSDEDEKELSLKLLNEITLADVNARFRQILAISDERVRIFSKDGFKLSKDEFLKLFAKAPAYNTNLSASNNDKSLGNENLEPKEISSRSFDEKNGIYTYKMQNGSQVIFKPLATKKDSILFAAVSKGGTSNLTDPKLGSFAVALTNESGVGKFNNYELSKALNGKIVSYEKGIEVLTQGIYGSSSTSDLSSLLAVINLEFNAPRADANVLERIKQRAKDELSKEQNLPEYKFSTEFSKFFYENNKRVTPLEIADIDALKLNELKEIIKDKFTNAASYTFVIIGDTDEERLLSLVKKYIATLPKLGEAEEFKDDGVRSIKGQHTFKREHQSTRRSDVGINIINSDAKYSFEGAIELRALSEILKTALREKIREDKGQTYGFSLNAKLARYPFEHSDMLISFTCDPANTDKIIAEIKQIIASIKSSGVILPKHLEDFKAQSEISIKKDYEKPEFWRKLIISNKIFNTPLYTADEYISAVKAITNEDIKEAAKLYLDEKNMVISINNPK from the coding sequence GATGAAAAAGATGGCGAGCAAGGTCTTGCTCACTTTTTGGAGCACATGGCATTTAATGGCAGCCGTGATTTTAGCAAAAATGAGCTCATTAAGCAGCTTGAGAGTCTTGGTGTAAAATTTGGAGCTGATCTAAACGCGCAGACGAGCTACGATCAGACGAGCTATGTCTTAACGATTAATGTAAATGAGAAAAATTTACAAGATACATTTAAAGTCTTTTCGAATTGGATAGATGGCGTTAAAATCGATCCTAAGGAGCTTGATAAAGAGCGTGGCGTCATAATGGAAGAAGAGCGTCAGAGAAATACGCCAGGATATAGGCTTTATTTGGCTCAAACAAAGGATATTTTTGAGGGCAGCATCTATCTAAAAAGAGTGCCAATAGGCGACATGAACGTCATCAAAAGCGTAGATGCTAAGCACATGCAAGAATTTTACGAGAGGCTTTATCAGCCAAGATTTATGAGCTTTGTTGCTGTTGGCGACTTTGATAAAAATGAGATAAAAAGCTTAATCGAAAAAAACTTCAACCAAGCAAAAAATACAAATTCTTACATTCATCCAGAAAAAAATATCAGTTTTAAAAGTGGTTTAAATATTTTTAACTACGACTCAAATGAGACTGGAATGGAGTTAGTTAGACTTAGCTATTTTGATAAATTTAGTCCAGTTTTAAATGAAGCTGATGCAAAGAGGAATCTAGAAGATGCACTTATCGCAAGCCTGATAAATATGCTTTATGAGCAAAAAAATGCAAATAATTCATCAAATTTAAGCACTGATTTTATAGCTCAAACACTTCAAGCAAAGCAGAAAATTTATAGTTTTGAAACAAATGTACTCGGAGGCGATTTTAACGCAAGCCTTAAAGATATGCTTGGCGTTATAAAAGGCATTAAAGAGTTTGGCTTTAATAAAGATGATTTTGAAGATGTGAAAAAGGCGTTTGTGGCAAATGTTGATGCAAAATTTAAACGCTCAAAGACTAAAAAATCAAGCGCTTACGCAGGGCAAATTTTAAATATGATAGAAAACGGTGGCTTTGTGTTAAGCGATGAAGATGAAAAAGAGCTTAGTTTAAAGCTATTAAATGAGATTACGTTAGCTGACGTTAATGCTAGATTTAGACAAATTTTAGCCATTTCTGATGAGCGTGTAAGAATTTTTAGCAAAGATGGCTTTAAACTTAGCAAAGATGAGTTTTTAAAGCTTTTTGCCAAAGCGCCTGCTTATAACACAAACCTATCTGCTAGCAACAACGATAAGAGCCTAGGCAATGAAAATTTAGAGCCAAAAGAGATAAGCTCAAGAAGCTTTGATGAAAAAAATGGAATTTATACCTACAAAATGCAAAATGGCTCGCAAGTTATCTTTAAGCCACTAGCTACTAAAAAAGATAGTATTTTGTTTGCAGCCGTCAGCAAAGGAGGCACATCAAATTTGACTGATCCAAAGCTTGGTAGCTTTGCCGTTGCGCTCACAAATGAAAGCGGTGTTGGTAAATTTAATAACTACGAGCTCTCAAAGGCACTAAATGGAAAGATCGTAAGCTACGAAAAGGGTATAGAAGTACTCACTCAAGGCATTTATGGCTCATCAAGCACCAGCGATCTTAGCTCGCTGCTAGCTGTTATAAATTTAGAATTTAACGCTCCAAGAGCCGATGCAAACGTGCTTGAGAGGATAAAGCAAAGAGCAAAGGATGAGCTAAGTAAAGAGCAAAATTTGCCTGAATATAAATTTAGTACCGAATTTAGCAAGTTTTTTTACGAAAACAATAAACGTGTCACGCCGCTTGAGATAGCTGATATCGATGCGCTAAAACTAAATGAGCTAAAAGAGATCATCAAAGATAAATTTACAAATGCAGCCTCATATACTTTTGTAATCATCGGCGACACCGACGAAGAGAGGCTTTTGTCACTTGTTAAAAAGTATATCGCCACCTTGCCAAAGCTTGGCGAGGCTGAAGAGTTTAAAGACGATGGCGTGCGAAGCATCAAGGGTCAGCACACCTTTAAAAGGGAGCATCAAAGCACAAGAAGAAGCGATGTTGGTATAAATATCATAAATTCTGATGCAAAATATAGCTTTGAAGGAGCGATTGAACTAAGGGCATTAAGTGAAATTTTAAAAACGGCGCTTCGAGAAAAGATCAGAGAAGATAAGGGCCAAACATATGGCTTTAGCCTAAATGCCAAGCTCGCACGCTATCCTTTTGAGCATTCAGATATGCTAATTAGTTTTACTTGTGATCCCGCAAACACGGACAAGATTATCGCTGAGATAAAGCAGATAATAGCTAGCATCAAGAGTAGTGGCGTGATCTTGCCAAAGCATTTGGAGGATTTTAAGGCACAGAGTGAAATTTCTATAAAAAAAGATTACGAAAAGCCTGAGTTTTGGCGAAAGCTCATCATCTCAAATAAAATTTTTAACACACCACTTTATACGGCTGATGAGTACATAAGTGCGGTAAAAGCCATCACAAATGAGGACATCAAAGAGGCTGCAAAGCTATATCTTGATGAGAAAAATATGGTGATAAGTATAAATAATCCAAAGTAG
- a CDS encoding nicotinate phosphoribosyltransferase, translated as MSEEKMLEMINATADIIFMAVLRGRVSFEACKKDREFIDSLREELLGKNPNKFKIAQNSYQMIAIFEKYRNKK; from the coding sequence ATGAGCGAAGAAAAAATGCTTGAGATGATAAATGCGACTGCTGATATTATATTTATGGCCGTACTTAGGGGACGAGTGAGCTTTGAGGCTTGCAAAAAAGATAGGGAATTTATCGACTCTTTAAGAGAAGAGCTACTTGGCAAAAATCCAAATAAATTTAAAATCGCACAAAACTCATACCAAATGATCGCCATTTTTGAAAAATACCGCAATAAAAAATAA
- a CDS encoding dynamin encodes MDEFLNHAWHLNKIYANTDASVPFYPDLLALLLSCDEKNLDEFMALAEFRNILKKLGVGLDIFSIQSAQLATLKALNEAKISSDELVTYLQKLRDEKIISHEKFDFLIKFISKNSNQNKAEISNTKPKDHFHKSLDFLNEINEKASMLDEDKEFLLALKNAKKRSNETLFNIAVSGVINSGKSTLLNALLNKSVLGTSNVPETINLTILKHASNSHAKVNFYSPDELEKLGLTSENLPASSVEISLDEIKNYTSSSSKTANLVKSVELYDDLELLRDNVCIIDTPGIDDAIVLREQITTNFMKECDLLAHLMNASQSATQKDALFLKKCLENSHIVRVAIVLTHADELDAKGINETLNYVKKAIGEQINDIKIDYFALSAKAYLDGALNSGVPEFKEYLYDVLFGKDSKKSALILSSYQKELQNILKTKLEATKAKILELKAFGLELEALQNEQANIKNSLNENFTKLERLLESELKKLDDKNAKDIYKMGLEALLQNLNEKLKSEITYCKNKRENLNLKRLTQIAKTTLCDGVAALMREARNETLVQTKSCEQNIALSFDGFSVSENKIFSINDFLKQMGVELDFRELLDELEAKILSKNEPDEALSSLRQNLLNNKSISQFCETLAEHEKKLLKERVKAYEMSQKEALNKRLLVLNKKLNELNLQNQSSISKLKQKTSLQDEIYSLLEDIKNV; translated from the coding sequence ATGGACGAGTTTTTAAATCACGCTTGGCATTTAAATAAAATTTACGCTAATACCGATGCGAGCGTGCCTTTTTACCCAGATCTACTGGCACTTCTTTTATCTTGTGATGAGAAAAATTTAGATGAGTTTATGGCTCTTGCCGAGTTTAGAAATATCTTAAAAAAGCTAGGCGTTGGACTTGATATCTTTAGCATACAAAGTGCCCAGCTAGCCACGCTAAAAGCGTTAAATGAGGCAAAAATTTCAAGTGATGAACTTGTAACCTACTTACAAAAGCTACGTGATGAAAAGATAATTAGCCATGAAAAATTTGATTTTTTAATAAAATTTATAAGCAAAAACTCAAATCAAAATAAAGCAGAAATTTCTAATACAAAACCAAAAGATCACTTTCACAAGAGCCTAGATTTTCTAAATGAGATAAATGAAAAAGCAAGCATGCTTGATGAAGATAAAGAATTTTTACTAGCTTTAAAAAACGCCAAAAAAAGATCAAACGAAACGCTTTTTAACATCGCAGTAAGTGGCGTCATAAACTCTGGCAAATCAACCCTTTTAAATGCGCTTTTAAACAAATCCGTCCTAGGCACTTCAAATGTGCCTGAAACCATAAATTTAACCATCTTAAAGCACGCATCAAATAGCCATGCAAAGGTAAATTTTTATAGCCCAGACGAGCTAGAAAAGCTTGGACTCACAAGCGAAAATTTACCAGCTAGTAGCGTAGAGATCAGCCTAGATGAGATCAAAAACTATACATCTTCAAGCTCAAAAACAGCAAATCTCGTAAAAAGCGTTGAGCTTTATGATGACTTGGAGCTTTTAAGAGATAATGTCTGCATTATAGACACTCCGGGCATAGATGATGCGATCGTTTTAAGAGAGCAAATAACTACAAATTTTATGAAAGAGTGCGACCTTTTAGCCCACCTCATGAACGCCTCACAAAGCGCTACGCAAAAGGACGCACTGTTTTTGAAAAAATGCCTTGAAAACTCACACATCGTAAGAGTTGCTATCGTGCTAACTCATGCTGACGAGTTAGACGCAAAGGGTATTAATGAAACGCTTAACTACGTAAAAAAGGCGATCGGTGAACAGATAAATGATATTAAGATAGATTATTTTGCCCTTAGTGCAAAGGCTTATCTTGATGGTGCTTTAAATAGTGGCGTGCCGGAGTTTAAAGAGTATCTTTACGATGTGCTTTTTGGTAAAGACTCTAAAAAATCAGCTCTCATTTTAAGCTCATATCAAAAAGAATTGCAAAATATTTTAAAAACAAAACTCGAAGCCACAAAGGCTAAAATTTTAGAGCTTAAAGCATTTGGTTTAGAGCTAGAAGCTTTGCAAAACGAGCAAGCAAATATCAAAAATTCTCTTAATGAAAATTTCACAAAACTTGAAAGGCTTTTAGAAAGCGAGCTAAAAAAACTCGATGATAAAAATGCAAAAGATATCTATAAAATGGGGCTTGAAGCACTACTACAAAATCTAAATGAAAAGCTTAAGAGCGAGATCACTTACTGCAAAAATAAAAGAGAAAATTTAAATCTAAAACGTCTTACACAAATAGCAAAAACTACACTTTGTGACGGAGTTGCGGCACTCATGAGAGAGGCCAGAAATGAAACTTTAGTGCAGACAAAGTCATGCGAGCAAAATATCGCTTTAAGTTTTGATGGCTTTAGTGTGAGTGAAAATAAAATTTTTAGTATAAATGACTTTTTAAAGCAAATGGGCGTAGAGCTTGATTTTAGAGAGCTTTTAGATGAGCTTGAAGCTAAAATTTTAAGCAAAAATGAGCCAGATGAGGCACTTTCAAGTTTAAGACAAAATTTACTTAACAATAAAAGCATATCGCAGTTTTGTGAGACGCTAGCAGAACATGAAAAAAAGCTACTAAAAGAGCGAGTAAAGGCTTATGAGATGAGCCAAAAAGAGGCTTTAAATAAAAGGCTTTTAGTTCTCAATAAAAAACTTAATGAGCTAAATTTACAAAATCAAAGCTCAATTTCAAAGCTTAAACAAAAGACCTCCTTACAAGATGAAATTTACTCACTTTTAGAGGATATTAAAAATGTTTAA
- a CDS encoding tRNA N6-adenosine(37)-threonylcarbamoyltransferase complex transferase subunit TsaD codes for MILGIESSCDDSSVALIDERTLEKIYYQKISQEEEHAIFGGVVPELAARLHTKALPALLEDILPNFKEIKAIAVTNEPGLSVSLIGGVSMAKALSVALNIPLIAVNHLVGHIYSLFLDCEATFPLGVLLVSGGHTMILEIDENGEITELASTSDDSFGESFDKVAKMLDLGYPGGAVVQQNALLCKDKERFHFTIPLLHDKRLEYSFSGLKNQVRVEISKLESITQKDIADICYAFENTACEHILNKLEKVFCLRNFKRFGVVGGASANLNLRKRLETLCQKNECELLLAPLEFCSDNALMIARVGREKYLKGEFVSHSELNINPRVSFKKLELN; via the coding sequence ATGATACTTGGCATCGAAAGTAGCTGCGATGATAGCTCGGTCGCGCTCATAGATGAACGCACTTTAGAGAAGATTTATTATCAAAAAATTTCTCAAGAAGAGGAGCACGCTATCTTTGGTGGCGTGGTTCCTGAGCTTGCAGCTAGGCTTCATACAAAGGCGCTGCCAGCACTCTTAGAGGATATCTTGCCAAATTTTAAAGAAATAAAAGCGATCGCTGTAACAAATGAGCCGGGTCTTAGTGTGAGCCTAATAGGTGGCGTCAGCATGGCAAAAGCATTAAGCGTTGCTCTTAATATCCCGCTAATTGCCGTAAATCATTTAGTTGGTCACATCTACTCACTATTTTTAGATTGCGAAGCCACCTTTCCACTTGGCGTCCTGCTAGTAAGTGGTGGGCATACGATGATCCTAGAGATTGACGAAAATGGTGAAATCACTGAGCTAGCAAGCACTAGCGATGATAGCTTTGGTGAGAGCTTTGACAAGGTTGCTAAAATGCTTGATCTTGGTTATCCAGGCGGTGCCGTAGTTCAGCAAAATGCCCTACTTTGCAAAGACAAAGAGAGGTTTCATTTTACCATTCCACTTCTTCACGATAAACGTCTTGAGTATAGTTTTTCAGGGCTTAAAAACCAAGTCAGAGTTGAAATTTCTAAGTTAGAAAGTATCACTCAAAAAGATATTGCTGACATCTGCTACGCATTTGAAAATACTGCCTGTGAGCACATTTTAAACAAGCTTGAAAAGGTCTTTTGTTTAAGAAATTTTAAGCGTTTTGGCGTAGTTGGCGGCGCAAGTGCAAATCTAAATTTACGAAAAAGACTTGAAACGCTTTGCCAAAAAAATGAGTGCGAGCTTTTGCTAGCTCCACTTGAGTTTTGCTCTGATAACGCCTTGATGATAGCAAGAGTGGGGCGTGAGAAGTACCTAAAAGGCGAGTTTGTAAGCCATAGCGAGCTAAATATAAATCCAAGAGTTAGCTTTAAAAAGCTTGAGTTAAATTAA
- a CDS encoding trimethylamine-N-oxide reductase, whose amino-acid sequence MKRRDFLRLSALGAASLQAKELGSAEQALFDKQSGLSANKFGAFYVKTIAGRVVETVPFEGDAYPNELNNAVIDYIQNESRVKYPFVRKSFLANPNNPKPELRGKEEFVRVSWDEAIKLSAKILKENFDKYGAEAIYGQVYQWGSLGKVGHSQKTAKRLLNVLGGYVNELGGYSYGAATVIMPHVTGFVDPALAPTKWEAILKNAKTIVFWGTNPVVSNKIAIGVPLHNSYKYYDEIRKKGESGEMKIYSVDVYHNDSAKYFDSKYLEVVPCTDTAMMIGMCNYLYEKGLYNKEFIEKYTVGFDKFKEYMLGTKDGVNKNLAWASKICGVSEQDLAKFSEDLAKNDSVIVSGYAIQRQDHGEMAYWALVTLNAMLGHIGKEGCGFVTNDGMHKNADESFIAPKLAAFETKVPQKFIDSGLVPKTKGYEMPNSRLIDALLKPGKEITRNGKSYKLPKIRAMFNANGSTFTRHPDANRAIKAMRNVNAIITCEPFWTSTAKFSDIVLPAALEYERTDIEMANSTSEYLFAMKPLVKPFGESKSDFEIARLIAKEWGREEAFNEGKSELEWVKTIYEDAVKKAVELGYESMPSFEEFWEKGYFRFDKIDEKKRYFTNYKKFRDDPVANPLKTPSGKIEIYSETVAGFGYDDCPPHATWLEPFEWLGAKNKKYPIAISGAHSKFRLHSQLNNSVLRNFNEIAEREPVLINPKTAEARGIKMGDVVRVFNDRGEILCGAFVTEDVPQNVVIVSEGAWYDPEKPGEKSLCLHGNLNVLTKDVPSSKMSQSNTAHTSLVDVEKFKGVPKRVRAFDAPKIGVMHA is encoded by the coding sequence ATGAAAAGACGAGACTTTTTAAGATTGAGCGCATTAGGCGCGGCTAGCCTTCAAGCAAAAGAGCTTGGAAGCGCAGAGCAAGCGTTATTTGACAAACAAAGCGGACTAAGCGCAAATAAATTTGGTGCATTTTATGTAAAAACGATCGCAGGTCGCGTTGTTGAGACCGTGCCATTTGAGGGCGATGCTTATCCAAACGAGCTAAATAACGCAGTCATTGACTACATCCAAAATGAGAGCAGGGTAAAATATCCATTTGTTAGAAAGAGCTTTTTAGCCAATCCAAACAACCCAAAGCCAGAGCTTCGTGGCAAAGAGGAGTTTGTGCGCGTGAGCTGGGACGAAGCGATAAAGCTAAGTGCAAAAATTTTAAAAGAAAATTTCGATAAATACGGCGCTGAAGCGATCTACGGACAGGTTTATCAGTGGGGTAGCCTTGGCAAAGTAGGACATAGCCAAAAGACCGCAAAGAGGCTACTTAACGTGCTTGGTGGCTACGTAAATGAGCTTGGTGGCTACTCATACGGTGCAGCGACTGTCATCATGCCTCACGTCACTGGCTTCGTCGATCCTGCGCTAGCGCCAACAAAGTGGGAGGCTATCTTAAAAAACGCCAAAACGATCGTATTTTGGGGTACAAACCCAGTCGTTTCAAATAAAATCGCCATTGGCGTGCCGCTTCACAACTCATATAAATACTACGATGAGATCAGAAAAAAAGGCGAAAGCGGCGAGATGAAAATTTATAGCGTTGACGTTTATCACAACGATAGCGCAAAATACTTTGACTCAAAATACCTTGAAGTCGTGCCTTGCACCGATACGGCAATGATGATAGGTATGTGTAACTACCTTTATGAAAAAGGGCTTTACAATAAAGAATTTATAGAAAAATACACGGTTGGCTTTGATAAATTTAAAGAGTATATGCTTGGCACAAAAGATGGGGTCAATAAAAACCTAGCTTGGGCAAGTAAAATTTGTGGCGTTAGCGAGCAAGATCTTGCGAAATTTAGCGAAGATCTAGCTAAAAACGACTCAGTCATAGTTAGTGGCTATGCCATACAAAGGCAAGATCACGGTGAGATGGCATACTGGGCGCTTGTGACGCTAAATGCGATGCTTGGACACATCGGCAAAGAGGGTTGTGGCTTTGTCACAAATGACGGCATGCACAAAAATGCTGATGAAAGCTTCATAGCGCCTAAACTAGCGGCGTTTGAGACGAAGGTACCTCAAAAATTTATTGATAGCGGGCTGGTGCCAAAGACAAAGGGCTACGAAATGCCAAACTCAAGGCTAATAGATGCACTTCTTAAGCCAGGCAAAGAGATAACAAGAAATGGCAAGAGCTATAAACTGCCAAAGATCAGAGCGATGTTTAACGCCAATGGCTCGACTTTCACAAGGCATCCTGACGCAAATAGAGCGATAAAAGCTATGCGAAACGTTAATGCTATCATCACTTGCGAGCCGTTTTGGACAAGTACAGCTAAATTTAGCGACATCGTCTTGCCAGCTGCGCTTGAGTACGAGCGAACAGACATCGAAATGGCAAACTCTACAAGTGAGTATCTATTTGCGATGAAGCCACTTGTTAAGCCATTTGGCGAGAGTAAAAGTGACTTCGAGATCGCAAGACTGATCGCCAAAGAGTGGGGCAGGGAAGAGGCATTTAACGAGGGTAAAAGCGAGCTAGAGTGGGTCAAGACAATATATGAAGATGCCGTTAAAAAGGCTGTCGAGCTTGGGTATGAGAGCATGCCTAGCTTTGAGGAATTTTGGGAGAAGGGATATTTTAGATTTGACAAGATCGATGAGAAAAAACGCTACTTTACAAACTATAAGAAATTCCGCGACGACCCAGTGGCAAATCCGCTAAAAACGCCATCTGGCAAGATAGAAATTTACTCTGAGACGGTTGCTGGCTTTGGCTATGATGACTGCCCACCGCATGCAACTTGGCTTGAGCCATTTGAGTGGCTTGGCGCAAAAAATAAAAAATACCCTATCGCAATTAGTGGTGCACACTCTAAATTTAGGCTTCACTCACAGCTAAATAACTCCGTGCTTCGCAACTTTAACGAGATCGCAGAGCGCGAGCCAGTGCTTATAAATCCAAAAACAGCCGAGGCTAGAGGGATAAAAATGGGCGACGTGGTGCGTGTGTTTAATGATAGAGGCGAAATTTTGTGCGGTGCCTTTGTCACCGAGGACGTGCCACAAAATGTCGTAATAGTAAGCGAAGGTGCGTGGTATGACCCTGAAAAACCGGGTGAAAAGAGCCTTTGCTTGCACGGAAATTTAAATGTGCTCACAAAAGATGTGCCATCAAGCAAGATGAGCCAGAGCAACACCGCTCACACAAGCCTTGTGGATGTCGAGAAATTTAAAGGCGTGCCAAAGCGTGTCAGGGCATTTGACGCACCAAAGATCGGTGTAATGCACGCATAA